The following nucleotide sequence is from Ferruginibacter lapsinanis.
TTCTTCATGAAATCTTTTTCCACCTCTGAAAGAACCATCTCCGCCTATAATAACCAACCCGTTAATGCCTCGTTTTTTTAAATTTTCGTAAGCTTTTTTACGGCCTTCGTATTCAAAAAATTCTTTGCATCTGGCTGTTTTTAAAATGGTACCACCTCTTTGGATAATATTTGCAACACTCTTATTATCCATTTTATAAATATCATCATCAATTAATCCCTGATAACCTCTCACAATGCCAAAAACTTCCAAACCATAATAGTTTCCTGTTCTTACTACCGCCCTTATTGCTGCATTCATTCCCGGGGAATCACCACCGGATGTCATTACTCCAATTTTTGTTATTTTTTTTACTGCCATTTCAATTAAAATTAAATTTCGGTCAATTGATTCACTAGTACAAGTATATCAACGCAATCGTTATCAATGTGTCAAAAATACACCATTTAATAATTAAAAAATTAAATTATCAATAATTAGTATATGATGTAACCTTATAATTTTTTTCTTAAAAAAGCAGAATACGCATTAATACTGTATATAGCTGAAATGAGCTTTTGTTTTTTGGATAAAAAATTATTTGCTGAATAGATGTCTGAAGGGGTGCCAACTGTAATCAGAAACTAATTAAATAAAATTTTTCTTTTTAAGATAGCTTAAGATAAGACCCGCAATTTCATTACCCGATCTTGTGTCGCTTTTAGTTCTGTCAATTGCGATAGCAAAGGCTGCTATTTTTTCGCCGTTATTTTTTTGTAATATGACAGTTATTTGTTTGATGATCATCGGGTTGTTTAGTTCATCTTTTATATACTCATCTTTTACAGGATTGATAATGAGAGAGTAGGATAGTGTTCCAGCAATACCGGGAGCGTCACTTTCTGCGGCATAAAACAATTTGTCATTTTTGATATTTTTTGCGGAGAATGAAGATTGTAATGCATCAGTGATATTTTCATACATTTTTTTATCTGCTGTATTACAGATAGCAATAATTAAGACCTCGTTTGTTTTTTCTTTAGGAAGATATACTGCATCATTACTGATATAAGATGTTTTAGAAAAGGCTTGTGTACTTACACAAGAGTAAAATGGTGTTAAAGAAATAACAGAAAAAAGAAAAATGATTGTCTGTTTCATAAAAACTTGTTTGGGTATAATGGATTACTAAGATAAAAATTATCACATTTAATAACAAAATTTTGGATTGAAGTACCAGCCACCTTTCAATTCAGTTATTCCGGCGTAATATTGCAGATGTCCTCTCCAAACAGATACTTCGTACTCAATAAGCCATTTGATATGGTATCACAGTTTGTGAGTACACATAATGTTGGTTTGTTGGGAGATATTGATTTTGATTTTCCGGAAGGTACTCATGCTATTGGAAGATTAGACAACCATAGCGAAGGCTTATTATTATTGACCACCAATAAAAAGGTTACCCGGTTATTATTTTCAAGTGATATTCCACATAAACGAACCTATTTAGTGCAGGTAAATAAAGAAGTTAGCCCGGAAAACCTTAGACGATTACAAACCGGTGTCCCCATAAAAATAAAGGGAGGGGTGGAGTATATAACTCCTCCATGTGAGGTAAAGATCGTTCATGATCCGGAAATGTATTGTGATCCGGGAGATCGTTTAACTGCTTATCCGCCATTTACCTGGTTAATGATAACACTTACCGAAGGTAAATTTCATCAGGTGCGTAAAATGGTAAATGCAGTCAGGCATAAATGTAAACGCCTGATACGTGTGTCTATCGAAGACCTTAGATTAGATGATTTAGCTCCGGGCTCTATCCGGGAAATGAAAGAAGAGGAAATTTTCAGGCTGTTGAAAATCACATCCGCTCCGGCACCCTGATCCCTAGTAATTCCATGCCGCTTTTCAGTACATTGCTGGTCATAACAGCTAACTGTAAACGCAATCGCTTTTTGTCATCTGTTTCTGCATTAGCAATAGAATGTTCGGTATAAAATGAGTTGAATGTTTTTGCCAGGTTAAAAACGTAATTCGCAATCACCGATGGGTTATGTTCGGTACATGCCTGGTTAATGGCTGTGGGATATTGTTCGAGTGTTACGATCACTTCTTTTTCCAATTTAAGTAACCCATTATTGGTCAATGGTTTGTTGTCTGTCATCGGATTCTTCCTTAAAATACTTTTGATCCTTGCATGAGTATATTGCACAAATGGCCCTGTAAATCCGTGAAAATCGATACTTTCTGCAGGATTGAATACCATTGTTTTTTTCGGGTCAACCCTCAATAAATAAAATTTCATAGCCCCTAAACCGATAGTGTCATATAATTCGGTCAGTTCAGCTGGAGTAAAGTCTTTCACTTTTCCTAATTCCTCAGTATGTTGTTGTGATGTTGCCACCATTTCATCGACCAGGTCATCAGCATCTACTACTGTCCCTTCACGACTTTTCATTTTCCCTGTGGTCAATTCTACCATACCATAACTTAAGTGGTAGATATTGTCAGCATTAGGCATTCCTAATTTTTGACAGATCAATTGCAGCACTTTCATGTGATAGTTTTGCTCATTGCCGATAACATAAATGCTGCTATCAATTTTATATTCTTCGTATTTCTGCAAAGCCAATCCAATATCCTGTGTGATGTAAACAGAGGTGCCATCTTTACGTTGCACCAGTTTTTCATCCAATCCTTCAGCGGTCAGATCGATCCAGATACTGCCATCTTCCTTTTTATAAAAGACTTTTTTATCCAGCCCTTGTTGCACAATATCTTTTCCTAAAAGATAGGTATTGCTTTCGTAATAAGTTTTATTAAAATCACTACCAATACGTTTATAGGTTACATCAAATCCTGCATACACCCAACTGTTCATTGTTTTCCACAATTCAAGTACTTCAGGTTTTCCAGCTTCCCAGTCAAAAAGCATTTGTTTTGCTTGCTTCATTATTGTTGTTGCGCCTCTTCTTATATCATTTACTTCTTCATTTATTTTTATCAACTTATCTTTTTCAGCATTTTCGGTATTTAGTTTTAAGTATAGATTTTTTAACTCCTTTACTTTGGTTTCTTCTTCTGAAGAATAATGAGAAAAGTTGCCCGATTCTTCATTTGTAGCTAATTCAACCGCTTGTCTTTTTAATTCATTTTCAAATTTTACATAATAATCGCCAACAAAATGATCTCCTTTTATACGGGTGCTTTCCGGAGTTGCTCCATTGGCAAACAATTGCCATGCGATCATACTTTTACAAATATGAATACCTCTGTCGTTTACAATACAACTTTTGATTACTTCGTATCCGTTGGCTTTTAAAATTTCAGCAACACTCCATCCTAAAAAATTATTTCTTAAATGTCCAAGGTGTAATGGTTTATTGGTGTTGGGGGAGGAGTACTCAACCATTACTTTTTTGCCATTACTGCTTTTTTTACCATATGCAACATCTGTGTAATTTTGATTCAACAGATCTGACCAATAAATATCACTTACGGTTAAATTTAAAAACCCTTTTATAATATTGTAATGAGTAAAAAGATGCGGATTATTTGTGACAAGGTGTTCACCTAAACTATTCCCTATTGCATCTGGAGATAGCTTCAATGATTTTACCAATGAGAATAATACAACGGTATAGTCGCCTTCAAACTCAGGCTTGGTTTGGTTGATCTGAAAATCTTTTTCTGTAAATGCTTGATTATATAAGCTTGTTAGGCTTTCAATTACACTTTTCTGCAGTTTTGTTACTATTGACATGCTGCAAAAGTAAGGCGAGTTTTTTAAATAAGGTCGACCACCTTTAAAGATGGCCGACCTAGTACTTTTTACAAATTGCTTACCTTTTTATCTTTTGGATATTTCACCGTATAAGTAAACCTTACTTTTTTGCTTTCTCCGGGTTTCAATTGTAGTTTCCATGTTAGTACACCTACTTCCTCATTTACTGCGGCATTGCCGTTGTCTTCTAATTTTACCTCAATATCTTTTACATTACTGATGGGGTATTGATCTTTTAATAATAGGTCAACAGTTGTAAGTTTATTGTTCTTAACGGTGATTTCATAAGTAAAGGTTTGTTTAGTTGTATTACCATTTGTTTTTGTACTGGTAAAATCCTTTACGGTACTGCGTTTTATAGCAACTCTTCTGTCCTTGCCCAATGATAGATTCAAGGTGTCGGCGGTGCTGTTAGGGTCGATAAAAGATTTACCGAGATAAGTATTGTCCATAATGATATTTGCGGTGCCGGGCAACAGGTCTAAGTTTTGCCAATCGCTTACTTCTGCTAACAAATATGCATCCTTATCTAATTTAGGAACAGCATAATTTTTTAGTGTGGCATTTATTTTTTCTTCCTTGATATTCACTGCATGTATTTGGCCATCACTTTCAATATCGTAGGGGAGGTCAATTTCAAAATTTGTGTTAAGCTGACTTTCCTTTAATGTTGTAAACTGTTGTAAGGTGCTAGGGTCAATGCTTTCATCTGCACGTATACTATACTCACTTAGTTTTTTATCATCATTGTAAGTAGATTGTATACTGTTACGAACATCTCTTTTGGCTGTTGCATAGCCTGTTACTACTACTTCATTATACAATTGTGGAACAAATAATTGTAAATACCAGGCACTTAGAATAGGGGCGGTAGTTGCCAAATTAGGGCTTCCTGTGCTAAGCGTAAGTTTGGTTTGTTTCCAGTCTATGCCGGTAGATTGTGTTACAGATGCTTTGTACACTAATCTCAGTTCATTGGTTTTTGAATTCACTCTAATGTCGTACAATGGAGTCCAGCCGGCGGTATTGGTAAAATAACTCAGCGATACCGGTATTTCACCACTGGCTTTACAGATAACCTGTAAGATTAGTTGTCCGTAAGGTTTATCCGTTTTTACTATCGGGTTAGCGGCTTCGTTTATTTTCTTTTGAAAATCAGCGATTCTGTTATTAAGTCCTGTTTCTATTTCTTTTAAATTGAAAATATTTGTTTTAGCTTTTTCAATCTTTACTGTATATGCGCTAACAAGTTTCAATGTTTCATCAGAGCTAACAGTTTTATTACCGCTATTATTAATTACCGCTTCTATCAGGTTTCCTGTTTTTTCCAACGTTTGTTCTTCAATAGAGATCAGGTTAGTATTGCGGCGTATTAATTTGTTAATAGCTGTAATACTATCCTGAAAGGCTTTTACCACAGGGTTTACAGCCACCGGAGGAGTTGTGGGATAAAATACGCTATACTTTTGTGACAGCAACATTACATTCTCAGGCACGCTTATCTGCAAACTATTTACATCAATAACAGTACTTAGTTGTTTTATTACAATTTGCTTAATGCCCGGATTGACATTCAATTTTGCTTCGTGGGTGAGCTCTGCGCCATAGCCGTAATAGACAGTTGCAGTAGTTAATTTGGCTTCAACTTTGGCTGTGTCTTGTGCCCTGGCAATGTTGAAAATTCCCAGTAAGGCTAGTAATAGTATTTTTTGCATACGCTTGATTTTCTTAACCGGATGCCAATTTTGAAAGAATTACATAAACTGTTAAAGAACTTTAACAGCAGATATACTGTTTTTGTAAATATGAGATATTGGATAGTGTTGAAAGCCTTGCTAATAGCTTCTATCGAGGGTTTCAATTTTCACCTTTACCTTTTCACTTATTAACGTTACCTTTGCACACTTTTTAATAGTTATGATAAGTGTAAGTAATGTTACGTTGGCCTACGGTAAAAGGGTGTTATTTGATGAAGTAAATATCAGTTTTACGAAAGGGAACTGCTATGGTGTTATTGGTGCCAATGGTGCCGGTAAATCTACCTTCCTTAAAATATTAAGTGGTGAAATAGAACCTAATAAGGGTACTGTAAGTATCAGTCCCGGTGAAAGGATGGCTGTTTTAAAGCAGAACCACTTTGAGTTTGATGAGATCACGGTATTACATACTGTGATGATGGGGCATAAAAAAATGTGGGATGTGATGATTGAAAAAGATGCCATCTATTTAAAAGAAGATTTTACAGAAGCTGATGGTATGAGAGCCGGAGAGCTGGAGCATGAATTTGGTGAAATGGGTGGGTACACTGCAGAAAGTGATGCCGCACAGTTCCTGAATGAATTGGGGGTAAAGGAAGAAATGCACCAGATGCTGATGAAAGATATTGGCGGTAATATCAAAGTGAGGGTTTTATTGGCGCAAGCACTTTTCGGAAATCCGGATATTTTATTACTGGATGAGCCTACGAATAACCTGGATGTTGAAACCATCAGTTGGTTAGAGAACTTCCTGGCCGATTACGAAAATATTGTATTGGTAGTGAGTCATGATCGTCACTTTTTAGATGCGGTTTGTACGCATGTGGCGGATGTAGACAAAATGAAGATCAAAATTTACACTGGTAACTACACTTTCTGGTACGAAAGCTCTCAATTAGCTGCACGTCAGGCAACTGATAAGAATAAGAAAATGGAAGAGAAGAAAAAAGATCTTCTTGATTTCATTGCCCGATTCAGTGCGAATGCATCGAAAAGTAAACAGGCAACTTCCCGTAAAAAAGCGTTGGATAAGTTGGTGTTTGAAGATATTACCCCAAGCAGCAGAAAATACCCTGGCATTATATTTAAGCCTGAAAGAGAAGTGGGTAATCAGATCTTAATGGTTGAAAAATTATCAAAAACATTAGATGGCAGAACGCTTTTTAAAGATGTAAACTTTGATGTGGTTAAAGGACAGAAGATCGCTTTTTTAAGTAGAGATCATGTTGCATTGACATCTTTCTTCGAAATTATAAATGGCAGAATGAAAGCTGATTCTGGGACCTACGAATGGGGTACAACTATTACCAGTGCTTATCTGCCAAATGATAATACTGAATTTTTTACAGGTTCACTAAACCTTATGGATTGGTTACGCCAGTTTGTGCCGCCACATTTTACCGATGTAGATGAAGATTTTTTACGAGGATTTTTGGGTAAGATGCTATTTAGTGGTGATGAGATTCTAAAGAAAACCAATGTATTAAGCGGAGGAGAAAAAGTGCGTTGTATGGTTAGCAAAATGATGCTGCAAAATCCGAATGTTGTAATTTTGGATGAACCAACGAACCATTTGGATCTTGAAAGTATCACTGCATTCAATGATGGTATGATCACTTTTCCGGGTATAGTTTTGTTTACCACGCATGATCACCAGTTTATGCAAACGGTTGCTGACAGGATCATTGAGATAACACCTAAAGGAATTATTGACAGGTTGATGACCTATGATGAATATCTGGCGGATGAAAGGGTGAAAGCGTTGAAGGAAGAATATTACAGTTAATAGGGAAAGTTGGATGTTTGTTAAGGAGTATAGTTCAAAATGAAAAATAAAATAGTATCAGTCATCGATTCATTTTATCCGCTTTTTAAGCGAATAATGCCCTTGCAAACATTTCGTTATGCGGCTTGTGGTGGTTCAAATATGGTATTGAATTTTTCTGTATTCACTATTTTGTATCATTTTTTTGTTGCTAAGTATAAGATTGTTCATTTGGGGTTTTATAGTTTTGAGTCTTATAGTTTGGCCCTTTTTCTTGCAGGTGTGCTATCGTTTTTTGTAGGCTTTT
It contains:
- the argS gene encoding arginine--tRNA ligase — protein: MSIVTKLQKSVIESLTSLYNQAFTEKDFQINQTKPEFEGDYTVVLFSLVKSLKLSPDAIGNSLGEHLVTNNPHLFTHYNIIKGFLNLTVSDIYWSDLLNQNYTDVAYGKKSSNGKKVMVEYSSPNTNKPLHLGHLRNNFLGWSVAEILKANGYEVIKSCIVNDRGIHICKSMIAWQLFANGATPESTRIKGDHFVGDYYVKFENELKRQAVELATNEESGNFSHYSSEEETKVKELKNLYLKLNTENAEKDKLIKINEEVNDIRRGATTIMKQAKQMLFDWEAGKPEVLELWKTMNSWVYAGFDVTYKRIGSDFNKTYYESNTYLLGKDIVQQGLDKKVFYKKEDGSIWIDLTAEGLDEKLVQRKDGTSVYITQDIGLALQKYEEYKIDSSIYVIGNEQNYHMKVLQLICQKLGMPNADNIYHLSYGMVELTTGKMKSREGTVVDADDLVDEMVATSQQHTEELGKVKDFTPAELTELYDTIGLGAMKFYLLRVDPKKTMVFNPAESIDFHGFTGPFVQYTHARIKSILRKNPMTDNKPLTNNGLLKLEKEVIVTLEQYPTAINQACTEHNPSVIANYVFNLAKTFNSFYTEHSIANAETDDKKRLRLQLAVMTSNVLKSGMELLGIRVPERM
- a CDS encoding GtrA family protein, whose protein sequence is MKNKIVSVIDSFYPLFKRIMPLQTFRYAACGGSNMVLNFSVFTILYHFFVAKYKIVHLGFYSFESYSLALFLAGVLSFFVGFFLNKYIVFEESNLKGRIQLFRYFVSFTSNLFINYLLLKFFVTQLHLYPVLAQLIVTIIVVIISYITQRKYTFTVKPDKAIDS
- a CDS encoding ABC-F family ATP-binding cassette domain-containing protein, which gives rise to MISVSNVTLAYGKRVLFDEVNISFTKGNCYGVIGANGAGKSTFLKILSGEIEPNKGTVSISPGERMAVLKQNHFEFDEITVLHTVMMGHKKMWDVMIEKDAIYLKEDFTEADGMRAGELEHEFGEMGGYTAESDAAQFLNELGVKEEMHQMLMKDIGGNIKVRVLLAQALFGNPDILLLDEPTNNLDVETISWLENFLADYENIVLVVSHDRHFLDAVCTHVADVDKMKIKIYTGNYTFWYESSQLAARQATDKNKKMEEKKKDLLDFIARFSANASKSKQATSRKKALDKLVFEDITPSSRKYPGIIFKPEREVGNQILMVEKLSKTLDGRTLFKDVNFDVVKGQKIAFLSRDHVALTSFFEIINGRMKADSGTYEWGTTITSAYLPNDNTEFFTGSLNLMDWLRQFVPPHFTDVDEDFLRGFLGKMLFSGDEILKKTNVLSGGEKVRCMVSKMMLQNPNVVILDEPTNHLDLESITAFNDGMITFPGIVLFTTHDHQFMQTVADRIIEITPKGIIDRLMTYDEYLADERVKALKEEYYS
- a CDS encoding DUF4139 domain-containing protein; translation: MQKILLLALLGIFNIARAQDTAKVEAKLTTATVYYGYGAELTHEAKLNVNPGIKQIVIKQLSTVIDVNSLQISVPENVMLLSQKYSVFYPTTPPVAVNPVVKAFQDSITAINKLIRRNTNLISIEEQTLEKTGNLIEAVINNSGNKTVSSDETLKLVSAYTVKIEKAKTNIFNLKEIETGLNNRIADFQKKINEAANPIVKTDKPYGQLILQVICKASGEIPVSLSYFTNTAGWTPLYDIRVNSKTNELRLVYKASVTQSTGIDWKQTKLTLSTGSPNLATTAPILSAWYLQLFVPQLYNEVVVTGYATAKRDVRNSIQSTYNDDKKLSEYSIRADESIDPSTLQQFTTLKESQLNTNFEIDLPYDIESDGQIHAVNIKEEKINATLKNYAVPKLDKDAYLLAEVSDWQNLDLLPGTANIIMDNTYLGKSFIDPNSTADTLNLSLGKDRRVAIKRSTVKDFTSTKTNGNTTKQTFTYEITVKNNKLTTVDLLLKDQYPISNVKDIEVKLEDNGNAAVNEEVGVLTWKLQLKPGESKKVRFTYTVKYPKDKKVSNL
- a CDS encoding pseudouridine synthase; the protein is MSSPNRYFVLNKPFDMVSQFVSTHNVGLLGDIDFDFPEGTHAIGRLDNHSEGLLLLTTNKKVTRLLFSSDIPHKRTYLVQVNKEVSPENLRRLQTGVPIKIKGGVEYITPPCEVKIVHDPEMYCDPGDRLTAYPPFTWLMITLTEGKFHQVRKMVNAVRHKCKRLIRVSIEDLRLDDLAPGSIREMKEEEIFRLLKITSAPAP